A stretch of Amycolatopsis balhimycina FH 1894 DNA encodes these proteins:
- a CDS encoding DUF3566 domain-containing protein, whose amino-acid sequence MTPSENPEAAGSNGTAASPPWQRVDKEGDAEATVKLATDEALYKPEPAADETQPAERPVVTGSAAPRLFGGADTPPTGEPSAAAVPSASTQRARPSALRRPGRGPRRASLQVKRFDPWSVLKLSLVLGVAMFFVWLVAVGVLYTVLDGMGVWDKLNGTYSSLVGGEGANASSEPLISAGRVFGIAAILGAINIVLVSALATVSAFIYNVSADLAGGLEVTLSERE is encoded by the coding sequence GTGACACCATCCGAGAATCCCGAGGCAGCGGGTTCGAACGGGACTGCGGCCAGCCCGCCCTGGCAGCGGGTCGACAAGGAAGGCGACGCCGAAGCGACGGTCAAGCTGGCCACGGACGAGGCACTCTACAAACCCGAGCCGGCGGCCGACGAGACACAGCCCGCCGAGCGCCCGGTGGTGACAGGAAGCGCGGCCCCCCGCCTCTTCGGCGGCGCCGACACCCCACCAACCGGCGAGCCCTCCGCGGCGGCCGTCCCCTCGGCATCGACCCAGCGAGCCCGCCCGAGCGCCCTGCGGCGCCCGGGCCGAGGGCCCCGCCGGGCTTCGCTGCAGGTGAAGCGGTTCGACCCGTGGTCGGTCCTGAAGCTGTCCCTGGTCCTGGGCGTGGCAATGTTCTTCGTCTGGCTGGTAGCGGTCGGCGTGCTGTACACGGTCCTCGACGGCATGGGCGTCTGGGACAAACTGAACGGCACGTACTCGTCCCTGGTGGGCGGCGAAGGCGCGAACGCGTCCTCGGAACCGCTGATCAGCGCGGGCCGCGTATTCGGCATCGCGGCGATCTTGGGAGCGATCAACATCGTCCTGGTGTCGGCACTGGCCACGGTCAGCGCGTTCATCTACAACGTGTCGGCGGACCTCGCAGGAGGCCTTGAGGTCACCCTGTCGGAACGGGAGTAA
- a CDS encoding tyrosine-type recombinase/integrase has protein sequence MTTTKAFTSERTQAVFEAACAFAGLDAAGAKRVRFGENAIFRLADNSAVVRVGRSIPAATKEVLVAGWLAENAFPAATSLLGAEQPFIEDGLPVTFARRLAGDNWEENGLVFASAVGRELDAANVRRAFRRVLKKAGLVPADWTPRELRHSFVSLLSDSSMELEKISRLVGHNGTTVTEKVYRHQLRPVIQHGAETMDRIFTSM, from the coding sequence ATGACCACGACGAAGGCTTTCACGTCAGAGCGGACACAAGCCGTCTTCGAGGCAGCCTGTGCCTTCGCCGGGCTCGACGCGGCTGGCGCGAAGCGGGTCCGATTCGGGGAGAACGCCATCTTCCGCCTGGCCGACAATTCGGCCGTCGTCCGCGTCGGACGCTCGATCCCCGCGGCGACGAAAGAAGTGCTCGTCGCCGGCTGGCTCGCAGAGAACGCCTTCCCCGCTGCCACGTCGTTACTCGGCGCCGAGCAGCCGTTCATCGAGGACGGATTACCCGTCACCTTTGCGCGCAGATTGGCCGGAGACAACTGGGAGGAGAACGGGTTGGTGTTCGCGTCAGCGGTCGGTCGCGAGCTGGACGCAGCCAATGTACGCCGAGCGTTCCGACGGGTGCTCAAGAAGGCCGGGCTTGTTCCGGCCGACTGGACGCCACGTGAACTACGACACAGCTTTGTGTCTCTACTCTCAGACAGCAGCATGGAGCTGGAAAAGATTTCACGACTAGTGGGCCACAACGGCACCACCGTGACTGAGAAGGTTTACCGCCACCAACTGCGGCCAGTGATCCAGCACGGAGCAGAGACGATGGACAGGATCTTCACCAGCATGTGA
- a CDS encoding helix-turn-helix domain-containing protein has product MTDAAPRPALIALADGLRDARTRRGVGLRRLADMINLHPGVLSSFELGKRIPPDTTVAHILGVLRSPTAVCDQLVDLARRAHERDFIDHAGRAEDLLRTTYEQRSTHVFEWSPTLIPEALQTVEYARALRDTGLVEPSPDVGRRSLARTVQELTSPTDTGPRRTYLIGEAATRSDFGSTDEFRAQLDAVIALTRHPRMSVCLVPAVECPPGLVERFTLYENRAGAFTVAVPHHRGAVFITHEDTVTAYRKTAKALQRHATDTGWR; this is encoded by the coding sequence GTGACCGACGCTGCACCCCGGCCTGCCCTCATCGCGCTCGCAGACGGTCTCCGCGACGCCCGTACCCGCCGCGGGGTCGGCCTCCGCCGGCTCGCCGACATGATCAATCTCCACCCGGGAGTGCTGTCGAGTTTCGAACTCGGCAAACGCATACCGCCGGACACGACCGTGGCGCACATCCTCGGCGTCCTACGCTCGCCGACCGCCGTGTGCGATCAGCTCGTCGACCTCGCCCGTCGAGCCCACGAACGAGACTTCATCGACCACGCCGGGCGCGCCGAAGACCTCTTACGGACGACGTACGAGCAGCGGTCGACGCACGTCTTCGAGTGGTCGCCGACCCTGATTCCGGAGGCTCTGCAGACCGTCGAGTACGCCCGCGCGCTGCGGGATACTGGCCTGGTCGAGCCCAGCCCTGACGTCGGCCGCCGATCGCTTGCCCGGACGGTCCAGGAGCTCACTTCGCCGACGGACACGGGGCCGCGACGCACCTACCTGATCGGCGAGGCCGCTACTCGTTCCGATTTCGGCTCGACGGATGAGTTCCGCGCCCAGCTCGACGCGGTGATCGCTCTGACGCGCCACCCCCGTATGTCCGTCTGTCTCGTTCCGGCAGTCGAGTGCCCGCCCGGCCTGGTCGAGCGATTCACCCTTTACGAGAACCGTGCTGGTGCCTTCACGGTCGCCGTGCCACACCACCGCGGAGCCGTCTTCATCACGCACGAAGACACCGTGACGGCCTACAGGAAGACCGCCAAGGCGCTGCAGCGCCACGCCACCGACACCGGGTGGCGTTGA
- a CDS encoding NUDIX domain-containing protein: protein MDLLPFDEYVRSLNRKRMSAGVLFRDEADRVLFVEPSYKPHWDIPGGACEEGEPPWRTAAREVAEEVGIDRPLGNLLVIDYIPDDSRMPEGMAYVFDGGLVAEAEIKALTITDPEILSAELLPLDTAASRLKPILARRIAVALDAARAGELLICEDGRRIAQ, encoded by the coding sequence GTGGACTTACTCCCCTTCGACGAGTACGTGCGCTCGCTCAACCGCAAGCGCATGTCCGCCGGCGTCCTCTTCCGCGACGAGGCCGACCGCGTGCTGTTCGTCGAGCCGTCGTATAAGCCGCATTGGGACATCCCCGGTGGAGCGTGCGAAGAGGGCGAGCCGCCCTGGCGCACGGCGGCCCGGGAGGTCGCGGAAGAGGTCGGCATCGATCGGCCGCTCGGCAACCTGCTAGTGATCGACTACATCCCGGACGACTCGCGCATGCCAGAGGGGATGGCGTACGTCTTCGACGGCGGGCTGGTCGCCGAGGCCGAGATCAAGGCCTTGACGATCACGGACCCCGAGATCCTGTCGGCGGAGCTGCTGCCGCTCGACACCGCGGCATCGCGCCTGAAGCCGATCCTCGCGCGCCGGATTGCGGTTGCCCTCGACGCTGCGCGCGCCGGTGAGCTGCTGATATGTGAGGACGGCAGGCGCATAGCGCAGTAG
- a CDS encoding helix-turn-helix domain-containing protein, which yields MTAHNPLAENLTRIRKARDFSQEGLAEAASVGVDTVARIEQGTRTTSRPATLRKLAAALGVPVDALLGTLPAPHSRDVDVAPLRRAITADASIPGLEDLADTRELLPLPELTASAHAAWRAYVDGRHAELLHALPVVLADARRGVRDTRDEERAGAHRVLSTAYRLGAGIAGRLGFDDLAYTSAARAIEAAAESDAPEVEAAISLRYLAWTLVRQGRAEDAEHVATQAAAAIEPRMLDRDPVRAGVFGNLLFNAATAALRTGSAGRAEDLLAAAHAAAIRSRGDTASEAAIFGPRVAALQNVELAARAGDPEQALRLAAAVPDTAGDVPAFWEAGHRLLLAAAAADLRQDRDALAWLAEARDLAPDWVRYQPLGKTTMRRLVDRATRRQGIEFAALATHYGVVGQPDRGL from the coding sequence ATGACCGCTCACAACCCGCTCGCCGAGAACCTGACGCGCATCCGCAAAGCCCGCGACTTCTCCCAGGAGGGCCTCGCCGAGGCTGCCTCGGTCGGCGTCGACACCGTGGCGCGCATCGAGCAGGGCACCAGGACGACGAGCCGCCCGGCCACCCTTCGGAAACTCGCGGCTGCGCTCGGGGTCCCGGTCGATGCGCTGCTCGGCACACTGCCGGCGCCGCACTCCCGCGATGTCGATGTGGCTCCGCTTCGCCGGGCGATCACCGCGGATGCATCCATTCCCGGTCTTGAGGATCTGGCCGACACCCGCGAGCTGCTGCCGCTCCCGGAACTCACGGCCAGTGCGCACGCTGCCTGGCGGGCGTATGTCGACGGGCGCCACGCCGAGCTGCTGCACGCGCTGCCGGTCGTCCTGGCCGATGCCCGTCGAGGCGTCCGCGACACCCGGGACGAGGAGCGCGCTGGCGCTCACCGCGTCCTGTCGACGGCGTACCGGCTCGGTGCCGGCATCGCGGGTCGGCTCGGCTTCGATGACCTGGCGTACACCTCCGCTGCTCGGGCGATTGAGGCCGCGGCCGAGTCGGACGCTCCCGAGGTCGAGGCCGCAATTTCGCTGCGCTACCTGGCTTGGACACTGGTCCGCCAGGGACGTGCCGAGGACGCTGAGCACGTCGCTACCCAGGCGGCGGCCGCGATCGAACCGCGCATGCTCGACCGCGACCCGGTCCGCGCCGGCGTGTTCGGCAACCTGCTGTTCAACGCCGCAACCGCGGCACTCCGTACTGGGAGCGCTGGCCGCGCCGAGGATCTCCTTGCTGCGGCCCACGCTGCTGCGATCCGGTCACGCGGCGACACAGCTTCAGAGGCTGCGATCTTCGGCCCGCGCGTTGCGGCACTTCAGAACGTCGAGCTTGCAGCGCGGGCCGGCGACCCCGAGCAGGCGCTCCGCCTGGCGGCCGCCGTGCCGGACACAGCGGGCGACGTCCCAGCCTTCTGGGAGGCTGGCCATCGACTGTTGCTCGCTGCAGCAGCCGCCGACCTGCGTCAGGATCGCGATGCGTTGGCCTGGCTTGCGGAGGCACGCGACCTCGCGCCGGACTGGGTGCGTTATCAGCCGCTCGGTAAGACCACGATGCGACGCCTAGTCGATCGGGCAACGCGACGTCAGGGCATTGAGTTCGCCGCGCTTGCAACTCATTACGGCGTGGTCGGTCAGCCAGACCGAGGCTTATGA
- a CDS encoding serine/threonine-protein kinase, whose protein sequence is MAQSKPYPKGTRINDRYELVAFLGKGKGGQVHRARDEHLGTEVALKLLTPTDGQPATWDEAQVLEQLRSDYLLPVFNADVVTGTDLRYITTPVMEGGNLSTAASPFGVTPRQASEWGQYVGYGLEKVHSAGLLHRDVKPENCYLDTNGKVLLADLGMAHKIDKNGRTPPEGTLVTVAPEALSSPDRHCTKASDIYSLAATVFFLLAGDYPVSEKFGYDETWEKVRTGQRSKLRDVAPHVSIGLSRVVEKSLSLDPNERATSPLEFANQLATATHHRRNWRRITPHANHLRCMVADSTKTASTLNICVVAEGNDFAVVATLDSGRRVRKHERTGVKASKIAQTLREIIGKV, encoded by the coding sequence GTGGCTCAGTCGAAACCGTATCCGAAGGGGACTCGCATCAACGACCGCTACGAGCTTGTGGCCTTCTTAGGCAAGGGCAAAGGCGGTCAGGTTCATCGAGCACGCGATGAGCACCTGGGCACTGAGGTAGCCCTCAAGTTGCTTACTCCAACAGACGGCCAGCCAGCCACGTGGGACGAGGCTCAAGTCCTTGAGCAACTCCGCAGCGACTACCTTCTTCCCGTGTTCAATGCGGATGTGGTGACCGGGACCGATCTCCGCTATATCACGACCCCTGTCATGGAAGGCGGCAATCTCTCGACGGCGGCGAGCCCATTCGGGGTTACGCCAAGACAGGCATCCGAGTGGGGGCAGTACGTCGGATACGGGCTGGAGAAGGTGCATTCAGCTGGCCTTCTCCATCGAGACGTGAAACCCGAAAATTGCTACTTAGACACCAACGGAAAAGTGCTCCTCGCAGACCTTGGCATGGCTCACAAGATCGACAAGAACGGCAGAACCCCTCCGGAAGGAACTCTCGTAACAGTTGCGCCCGAGGCTCTGTCTTCACCAGATCGCCACTGCACCAAGGCCTCGGACATCTATTCCCTGGCTGCCACTGTTTTCTTTTTACTAGCAGGCGACTATCCAGTTTCAGAAAAATTTGGGTACGATGAGACCTGGGAGAAAGTTCGCACGGGACAGCGGAGCAAACTACGAGACGTTGCCCCTCACGTCTCCATCGGGCTAAGTCGCGTCGTAGAGAAGAGTCTCTCGCTCGATCCTAACGAACGAGCAACAAGTCCGTTAGAATTCGCCAACCAACTTGCAACAGCCACTCACCATAGACGTAACTGGCGGAGGATTACCCCCCACGCCAACCATCTCCGATGCATGGTCGCAGACAGCACCAAAACAGCAAGCACATTGAATATATGCGTCGTAGCAGAAGGCAACGATTTCGCTGTAGTAGCCACACTAGACAGTGGTCGGAGAGTTCGAAAGCATGAGAGGACTGGTGTAAAAGCGAGCAAAATTGCTCAAACACTCAGAGAGATTATCGGGAAGGTCTGA
- a CDS encoding IS3 family transposase (programmed frameshift) translates to MAPPKKYPDELRERATRMAVEARRDPAAATGAIKRIADQLGIHPEALRTWVKRAETDAGDRPGTTSGDAERLAQLERENRELRRANQILRSAAKFLCGGAGPSVAMKVEFVDSQKEEHGVQPVLQALKQTPAEIAPSTYYAAKSRPQSARTARDRELTATIRRVHKDNYGVYGARKVWKQLKREGVDVARCTVERLMRESGLRGLLRDKSPRTTRPAAETSRPADLVERDFTATRVNELWVADITYVRTAAGWVYAAFVLDVFSRLIVGWQVATSLYTELALDALQMAIWRRQAAGADLTGLVHHSDRGVQYRAVRYTQRLAEADAVASVGSKGDSYDNAMAEAFNSLYKAELVRNRGPWRGIDDIEIATVEYIDWYNNRRLHGELGHVPPAEHEALHAMTHTVTATLETS, encoded by the exons ATGGCCCCACCGAAGAAGTACCCAGACGAGCTGCGTGAGCGGGCGACCCGGATGGCCGTGGAGGCGCGGCGGGATCCAGCGGCCGCGACCGGGGCGATCAAGCGGATCGCCGACCAACTCGGGATCCACCCCGAGGCGCTGCGGACCTGGGTCAAGCGCGCGGAGACCGACGCCGGGGACCGGCCGGGCACCACGAGCGGTGACGCGGAGCGGCTCGCTCAGCTGGAGCGGGAGAACCGTGAGCTGCGGCGGGCGAACCAGATCTTGAGGTCAGCGGCCA AGTTTCTTTGCGGCGGAGCTGGACCGTCCGTCGCGATGAAGGTCGAGTTCGTCGACTCCCAGAAGGAAGAACACGGTGTCCAGCCGGTCCTGCAGGCGCTCAAGCAGACGCCCGCCGAGATCGCACCGTCGACGTACTACGCGGCCAAGTCCCGCCCGCAATCGGCCCGTACGGCACGAGACCGGGAGCTGACCGCGACGATCAGGCGGGTACACAAGGACAACTACGGCGTCTACGGGGCGCGGAAGGTGTGGAAGCAGCTCAAACGCGAGGGCGTCGACGTGGCCCGATGCACGGTCGAGCGACTCATGCGCGAGAGCGGACTGCGTGGCCTGCTGCGCGACAAGTCTCCGCGCACGACACGGCCGGCGGCGGAGACCAGCAGGCCCGCTGACCTGGTGGAACGTGACTTCACGGCCACGCGTGTCAACGAGCTGTGGGTCGCGGACATCACCTACGTGCGCACCGCCGCCGGCTGGGTCTACGCGGCGTTCGTGCTCGATGTCTTCTCCCGCCTGATCGTCGGCTGGCAGGTCGCCACCAGCCTCTACACCGAGCTCGCGCTGGACGCGCTGCAGATGGCGATCTGGCGCCGCCAGGCCGCCGGCGCGGACCTGACCGGGCTCGTCCATCACAGCGACCGCGGCGTGCAGTACCGGGCAGTGCGCTACACGCAGCGCCTTGCCGAGGCTGACGCTGTCGCATCCGTTGGCAGCAAAGGAGATTCCTACGACAACGCGATGGCTGAGGCGTTCAACTCGTTGTACAAAGCCGAACTCGTCCGCAACCGCGGACCATGGCGCGGTATCGACGACATCGAGATCGCCACCGTCGAGTACATCGACTGGTACAACAACCGACGCCTGCACGGCGAACTCGGACACGTACCGCCCGCCGAGCACGAAGCACTACACGCGATGACCCACACGGTCACCGCAACCCTGGAAACCAGTTAA
- a CDS encoding maleylpyruvate isomerase family mycothiol-dependent enzyme, whose protein sequence is MTELNAEDARRAIVEHTRRLAESAVAAGPDAAVPTAPGWTVTDLVEHVGQTQHWVAELIERRVTDPTELPTEMAVPPTGPREWQAWLSESAQRVANACSDDALDAPVFNAAGDERSGTRFWLSSMLNEAVVHGADAATAANRPADIDAGIAAALISNHLAMLTSPTWEMQRSESAQALRGTGQTLQWQATDTANAWFVERRSDGATWQPGTRQADVTVTGPAQSLLLTLTRRLNLADRETTNISVNGDVGLAQHWVDNTAHASN, encoded by the coding sequence ATGACCGAACTGAACGCGGAAGACGCCCGGCGAGCGATCGTCGAACACACCCGGCGCCTGGCGGAGTCAGCAGTCGCGGCCGGACCTGACGCCGCCGTGCCGACAGCGCCGGGGTGGACCGTCACCGACCTGGTCGAGCACGTGGGCCAGACACAGCACTGGGTCGCGGAGCTCATCGAGCGGCGCGTCACCGACCCCACCGAGCTGCCCACGGAGATGGCCGTACCGCCCACCGGCCCCCGCGAGTGGCAGGCATGGCTGTCGGAGTCCGCGCAGCGAGTCGCGAACGCGTGCTCCGACGACGCACTCGACGCACCGGTGTTCAACGCCGCGGGGGACGAGCGGTCCGGGACACGATTCTGGCTGTCGAGCATGCTCAACGAGGCGGTCGTCCACGGCGCCGACGCTGCCACCGCGGCGAACCGACCGGCCGACATCGACGCCGGCATCGCAGCGGCGCTCATCAGCAACCACCTCGCGATGCTCACGTCCCCGACGTGGGAGATGCAGCGGTCCGAGTCCGCGCAAGCCCTCCGGGGCACCGGGCAGACCCTGCAGTGGCAGGCCACGGACACGGCGAACGCCTGGTTCGTCGAACGACGGTCTGACGGGGCGACGTGGCAGCCGGGAACCCGGCAGGCCGACGTGACGGTGACCGGCCCGGCACAATCGCTGCTGCTGACCTTGACCCGGCGACTCAACCTTGCCGATCGCGAAACCACCAACATCAGCGTCAACGGCGACGTCGGTCTCGCCCAGCACTGGGTCGACAACACCGCCCACGCCAGCAACTGA
- a CDS encoding alpha/beta hydrolase, with translation MRARQSAFRRGIALGTVTLAISAGLTTGASAATPPAGPDSDRAATPVLDWAPCPGETGPPGSECATARVPLSYRDPAGPQISLALTKRPAKDPQHKIGTVFTNPGGPGSSGRIPPRLSPVMAARFDIVGFDPRGIRNSTPVTCSDDPADDAKLSPVFPVTEAEEAAAIRQVGEVTARCAQHAGPLLGHMSTANVARDLDLLRRAVGDQQLSYLGTSYGTHLGEVYANLFPQRVRAMVLDGVLQPQEWTTGTLPGQSGEPYIYRIGSYLGAQTALNTVMRECAAHAQCEFGEPGATEQSLHRKYDDLLATLRRGPVTLTDSHGETQQITYQDLVMRMLSGLYNPDAAADLTPFLQTLYLAAQHPAATAPAPGHVPVPAPPRFSRAAEPDEPQIAYNTWHNAVACTDTDNPRDPRAVGRYARLAEAAAPGFASVWIYAGLPCASWLVTDPDRYTGPWNRPTANPVLLIGNRLGDPATPYEDAVSTSHLLGRARLLTADIAGHGVAYDGRNQCVDQWLDGYLTDLTLPPAGTVCAAERGPFDPPSGSR, from the coding sequence ATGAGAGCAAGACAGAGCGCTTTCCGGCGTGGCATCGCGCTGGGCACCGTGACCCTGGCGATCTCGGCGGGGCTGACCACGGGAGCGAGCGCCGCCACGCCACCGGCCGGCCCGGACTCCGACAGGGCCGCCACACCCGTCCTCGACTGGGCTCCCTGCCCGGGCGAGACCGGTCCGCCGGGCTCCGAGTGCGCCACGGCCCGGGTCCCGCTGTCCTACCGCGACCCGGCCGGTCCGCAAATTTCCCTGGCGCTGACCAAGCGGCCCGCCAAGGACCCGCAGCACAAGATCGGCACCGTGTTCACCAACCCCGGCGGCCCCGGCAGCAGCGGGCGGATCCCGCCACGACTGTCACCGGTGATGGCCGCCCGTTTCGACATCGTCGGGTTCGACCCGCGCGGCATTCGCAACTCCACCCCCGTCACCTGCTCCGACGACCCTGCCGACGACGCGAAACTGAGCCCGGTCTTCCCCGTCACCGAAGCCGAAGAGGCCGCCGCGATCCGGCAGGTCGGCGAGGTCACCGCGCGCTGCGCACAGCACGCCGGGCCGCTGCTGGGGCACATGTCGACGGCGAACGTGGCCCGGGACCTGGACCTGCTGCGCCGCGCCGTCGGCGACCAGCAGCTGAGCTACCTCGGCACGTCCTACGGGACCCACCTGGGTGAGGTGTACGCCAACCTGTTCCCGCAGCGGGTGCGGGCCATGGTGCTCGACGGCGTGCTGCAACCCCAGGAGTGGACCACCGGCACGCTGCCGGGGCAGAGCGGCGAGCCCTACATCTACCGGATCGGTTCGTACCTCGGTGCCCAGACCGCGCTGAACACCGTGATGCGGGAATGCGCGGCCCACGCCCAGTGCGAGTTCGGCGAGCCCGGCGCCACCGAGCAGAGCCTGCACCGCAAGTACGACGACCTGCTGGCCACGCTGCGCCGGGGACCGGTCACCCTCACGGATTCGCACGGCGAGACGCAGCAGATCACCTACCAGGACCTGGTCATGCGGATGTTGAGCGGGCTCTACAACCCGGACGCCGCCGCAGACCTGACCCCTTTCTTGCAGACGCTGTACCTCGCCGCGCAGCACCCGGCCGCCACCGCACCGGCGCCCGGGCATGTCCCCGTGCCGGCTCCGCCACGGTTCTCCCGCGCCGCCGAGCCCGACGAGCCGCAGATCGCGTACAACACCTGGCACAACGCCGTCGCCTGCACGGACACCGACAACCCGCGCGATCCGCGGGCGGTCGGCCGCTACGCCCGCCTTGCCGAGGCAGCCGCTCCCGGGTTCGCGTCAGTCTGGATCTACGCCGGGTTGCCCTGCGCGAGCTGGCTGGTGACCGACCCCGACCGCTACACCGGCCCGTGGAACCGGCCGACCGCCAACCCCGTCCTGCTCATCGGCAACCGGCTCGGCGACCCCGCAACCCCGTACGAAGACGCGGTCTCGACCAGCCACCTGCTCGGCCGGGCCCGCCTCCTCACCGCGGACATCGCCGGACACGGCGTCGCCTACGACGGCCGGAACCAGTGCGTGGACCAGTGGCTGGACGGTTACCTGACCGACCTGACGCTGCCGCCGGCCGGCACGGTCTGCGCCGCCGAGCGCGGGCCCTTCGACCCACCGTCCGGCTCGCGCTGA
- a CDS encoding DLW-39 family protein produces the protein MKKLLALAVIAGGVLFVVKRNKAAKAEADLWREATAPVPSSNGTTPAKPAGASHN, from the coding sequence GTGAAGAAGCTGCTGGCACTCGCGGTCATCGCGGGCGGCGTCCTGTTCGTCGTCAAGCGCAACAAGGCGGCCAAGGCCGAAGCCGACCTCTGGCGTGAGGCGACCGCGCCGGTCCCCTCGAGCAACGGCACGACTCCGGCCAAGCCTGCGGGCGCGTCCCACAACTGA
- a CDS encoding tetratricopeptide repeat protein — protein LADYERVLGPDHPDTLSSRNNLAYAYQAAGDLGRAIPLYEANLADRERVLGPDHPNTLSSRNNLAYAYRAMGDLGRAIPLYEANLADSERVLGPDHPTTRIIRSNLDSARSS, from the coding sequence CTTGCCGACTACGAGCGGGTGCTGGGACCCGACCACCCCGACACGCTGAGCTCGCGGAACAACCTGGCCTACGCCTACCAGGCGGCGGGTGATCTGGGACGGGCGATCCCGCTGTACGAGGCCAACCTCGCTGATCGGGAGCGGGTGCTGGGACCCGACCACCCGAACACGCTGAGCTCGCGGAACAACCTGGCCTACGCCTACCGCGCGATGGGTGATCTGGGACGGGCGATCCCGCTGTACGAGGCCAACCTCGCCGACAGCGAGCGGGTGCTGGGACCCGACCACCCCACGACCAGGATCATCCGCTCAAACCTCGACAGTGCGCGATCATCCTGA
- a CDS encoding tetratricopeptide repeat protein: MAGSGGRAVVVAVHGLGGVGKSTLAARFAELHTDRFSLAWWATADSPAAIETGLGELAAALAPETAVLPSEQRVELGVRWLATHEDWLLVLDNVTSPQDVADLLSRVRTGTVVITSRQRSGWRTVETVPLDVLTANEAVQLLTRIVRSEWPDADLAGADRLCRELGWLPLAVEQAATYLAQTRTSPAGYLDLLARFPARMFTATAEGGDAQRTMARVWHVTLDRLADTPAAGQVLRQLAWFAPDGIPRDLLTGEVGEPELSEALGRLAAYSMVTLTGNTVAVHRLVQAVTRTPDPTDPHRQPADIATARDNTATFLSTALPDLDPDTPANWPAYRMVLPHARALLEHTTPDTDTIQTSHLLNELGLYVEGQGDVGTAIGYLIRARDSYQRLYGPDHRATLASRNNLASTYESAGDLGRAIPLYEATLADYERVLGPDHPNTLSSRNNLAAAYQAAGDLGRAIPLFEA; encoded by the coding sequence GTGGCCGGGTCGGGTGGTCGTGCGGTGGTGGTGGCGGTGCACGGCTTGGGCGGGGTCGGCAAAAGCACCCTGGCCGCCCGGTTCGCCGAGCTGCACACCGACCGGTTTTCCCTGGCGTGGTGGGCAACGGCGGATTCACCGGCGGCGATCGAGACGGGATTGGGGGAGTTGGCTGCCGCGCTGGCGCCGGAGACGGCGGTGTTGCCATCCGAGCAGCGGGTGGAGCTGGGTGTGCGGTGGCTGGCGACCCATGAGGACTGGTTGCTGGTGCTGGACAACGTGACCAGCCCGCAGGACGTGGCGGACTTGTTGAGCCGGGTGCGGACAGGCACGGTGGTGATCACCAGCCGTCAGCGCTCGGGATGGCGGACCGTGGAGACGGTGCCGCTGGACGTGCTCACCGCCAACGAGGCGGTGCAGTTGCTGACCCGGATCGTGCGGTCGGAGTGGCCGGACGCGGATCTGGCCGGCGCGGACCGCTTGTGCCGTGAGCTGGGGTGGCTGCCGCTGGCGGTCGAGCAGGCGGCCACCTACCTGGCCCAGACACGCACCAGCCCTGCCGGCTATCTCGACTTGCTGGCGCGGTTTCCGGCGCGGATGTTCACCGCGACGGCGGAGGGCGGTGACGCGCAGCGGACGATGGCCAGGGTCTGGCACGTCACCCTCGACCGTCTGGCCGACACCCCGGCCGCGGGACAGGTGTTGCGGCAACTGGCCTGGTTCGCCCCGGACGGCATCCCCCGGGACCTGCTGACCGGCGAGGTGGGGGAACCGGAGCTGTCCGAGGCGCTCGGTCGCCTGGCCGCCTACAGCATGGTCACCCTGACCGGAAACACCGTGGCCGTGCACCGTCTGGTTCAGGCGGTCACCCGCACACCCGACCCGACCGACCCGCACCGTCAGCCCGCCGACATCGCCACCGCCCGCGACAACACCGCGACCTTCCTCTCAACAGCCCTCCCCGACCTGGACCCGGACACTCCCGCGAACTGGCCTGCCTATCGGATGGTCCTGCCCCATGCGCGGGCTCTGCTGGAACACACCACGCCCGACACCGACACCATCCAAACCAGCCACCTGCTCAACGAGCTGGGCCTCTACGTTGAAGGGCAGGGCGACGTCGGTACCGCCATTGGCTACCTCATCCGCGCCCGCGACAGCTACCAGCGCCTCTACGGCCCTGACCACCGGGCCACGCTGGCCTCGCGGAACAACCTGGCAAGCACCTACGAGTCGGCGGGTGATCTGGGGCGGGCGATCCCGCTGTACGAGGCCACCCTTGCCGACTACGAGCGGGTGCTGGGACCCGACCACCCGAACACGCTGAGCTCGCGGAACAACCTGGCGGCCGCCTACCAGGCGGCGGGTGATCTGGGACGGGCGATCCCGCTGTTCGAGGCCA